The DNA sequence CATACCTCATTCATCATTATAGATTGCAACGGTGAATTCACAACCTCTGTGGTGTAGACTCACAAGCCTGGTACCGCAGAAATTGCCCCAAAACTAAGAAAAACTATCATTCGAAGATGCAAAATTGGCGTTGTTCTCAAAATTGTATCAAAATCTGCTGTTGAGAAGTAATTGAACCTTGGAGTTGGAATTAGTTATATGACGTGATGACTTAACCTTCGTGACAATCACGCAAACTTCGATTACGGAGTACAAGGATTGAAATTGTCTTTCCATTCTGAAACGCCGCAGCTAGAATAAGTATATTCGCAAGATGCGTGGTTCTTTTTTCTGTTTCAAATTCATTTATTTGAGAAGTGTCGCCCGTTTACTTATGTAGGAAATAGTGAGACTAATTACGATGAACCGATTAGCGATGTTTACCTTAATCCTTACAGAAACTTAAACGTGAGTGTTATCCTTTATATGTAGCATGCTATTATATAATAGCTATCGTTATAGTTATTGTTCTCCACCGTTATCTTTAATATACAGACCAATGTTCGATAGTTCACTAACAGTTGAGTAATTCCCGAGCTCTAAGAATTCTATAATTACATTGTGCATCGATTATACTTTAAATATTGTCGATGCGACATTTGAATAAAACCAAACAATAATTATCACGTAATATATTCATTAGAGGTCTCGCTATGGGCTTTACAAAACCAGTGAAGTACATTTCAAATATATTGTGTTTTATTGTGGAGAAAAGCAACAACCATTTTTCGTGTAAAATGGCGAAATCCAACAGCAATCTGATAATATCGTGATAATATCTGATAACAGCTATCTGTTAGTCATACCGAAGGCGGCACTTGTATCACGCTTTGTTTCGTTCACCAAAATGTCAACATATTTTTTGTATTCGGATCTCCAGATCAGGGTTTGAACCCACCAACTTCTAACTCAGCGAAAATATCCAAGAAAAAAAAACTCAGCTGATACTTTCATGCAGAAATAGTCTTTCCTTTATTTACTTAAGCACACGAGTGACAAGGATACAAGGAACATCGGAACTTCAATTCTTTTGATTAATATGCAGTAGAATTATTCGATACTGCGATATCAGACATTGTTTTTCACAATGAAATAAATGTGCGATAAAATCAAATGATTTCACAAAAGATGTCAAAACACCAAGTTTCTTGGAGAATACGACTTGAAGCGGCAACACAATTATTTCCACCTTAAGGTTAGAAAGGTTATTGCTTCTGAGTCAATTGATAACTCCCGAGGTTCAGCACACAAAGTCGCGATTTTGTTTCAAGTTCTTCTGTACATAAACATGCATAATTCACAATATTTTATCACGCAGTTGCCGTTTAGTATCTGAAGAATTAACCCTTTCCGACTGAAGAATATCCCACGACTTCGACACGTAGATCAGCGAAGTGACAAAATATAATCTGGCTGGTAACTTCAAACAAAAAATGACGGAGTCTATTTTCAACACTGGTAGGGACTAGCTGCCGCAGAGGGGTTGTGGATTACTGAGGTACTGATtcatattttaaataattaaatgctCGTCAATTCCTATATTAAATACATCGATAATATATTTCAACTCTATTTCTTCAACCCTACCTCCGCCACTTTCAAACACGgaaagtgaaataaaaacagaaatgctttaAGTACCCGGTATTTATCTGTCAAAATAGAAACCAAGTAAAAAGTCCTAACGAGAGATCCGGTCGTTATTTCTGCCGGATCTGCAACTTTTCCCCCATTTGTTCAGCATCCCTGTGCTGTATTTTGTTAATGATTTGGGAAGGGCATTGTCTCGTGCTCGATTTAAGCATCTCAAATGTTTTATTTCTCATCCGCCAAGATTTCAGTTTAAATATAAGACAACGAACCCCGGAGCCTCCTCGGATTGATAACGCTGGAATTCACAAGGTGCTTCCTTGAGCGAGTTGCCTCCTGATCTGGCCAGTTAACGCTGAACTGTCCGACACTCGGGCGGCACAGACTAGACTGCTGGTGGGTGCAATTTCAGAGCGGGTGCTGTTTCGTGGTTGAGAGCGTGGCGACGAGGTCTGTTCAAGTGGCCATAGGCTGTCCTTGTGGACATGTTTAAAACCGTAGACAGCAGGCAAGGGACGGATTGAATAAGGCTGCAATAGTCAGGCCGGGTCTGAGAATTTGAGTAAGGATGCAGCGTGCGCGGCTGGACATTTGAACTTCCAATGATGTCTTCGATGTTGAAGGAAGGGCGGCTGGAGATGGCGGAGCCGGGCTTTGAACCCGTGAGTTGAAGGTGTGCCTGGCGGCCTGCGCTGCTGGGCTGGGCTTGCTGAAGCTTCCTGCTGAGGCGAGAGTCGGATAGGCTCTGAGCGGGGCTGGAGAGGGCTGCAACCTCGGGGGTGAAGCCGAAGGGCGAGTGGTGAAAGACTGCCTGGGGCTGCAGAAGGTAGGGGATGGGGCGGCCGTAACAGGTGACATTGTGATAGAGGACCAGTGCTCCACCCTCCCTCGCCAGCTCGGCCTCTCGGTGCTGGTACCTCTTGAAACGTTTCCTCCTGCGGAGGAAGCTGCCGTTGTCGAACATGTCCTCAGACGCCGGATCCAAAGTCCAGTAGCTGCCCTTGCCCGGGTTGCCCGGCTCCCGGGGTATTTTGATGAAACAGTCATTGAGGGACAGGTTGTGCCGGATGGAGTTCTGCCAGGCGGGGAACTTCTCCCTGTAGTAAGGGAAGCGGCTGCTGATGAACTCGCAGATGCCGCTCAGGGTGAGCTTCTTCTGGGGGCTTTGCAGGATGGCCATGGTGATGAGCGCGATGTAGGAGTAGGGGGGTTTGGCCAGGTTCACCTTGGGCTTGGCGCTCATGCCGGGACATATCTCGCAGCTCTCCGTGTCTGTCTGGCAGTGTCCAGTCTCTCCTGGCCTCGCCTTGTCTCTGCCCTGTCTCCCGCTGAGAAAGTACAGACCCCGCCGCCTTTGGCCACCGGACTCCTCCTCCACTCCTTCCCCTTCTTCGTTATCCACAAGGATGTCAATCTCCGCTTCCTCCTGCTCCACCACCTTGCGGTGGCCCGCGACCCGGAGATCTCCACGAAGTGTCATGTCATGGGCTCCAATGAAGAGGGTAGAATTGCCCTGGCTGTTTTCCTCCAACGCAGAGGGGCACAAGCAGCCTCGCCTTTTGTTTTCAGGTGCACCTAACCCCCGAAGTTGGGCTCAGATCATCTGCCGCTCGCTTGAAACCAAGGCACGTCCGCGACTCTACGGGTCTTGCCTTTTGCTGTTGCTGGCAAAGAGAGTTTGGCAAAACTTTATAGGGCGGGCAGCGCAAGCGCGCCAGAATGATGTGGCTTCATGTACCTGCATTCATCTGggaaggagggatatgggacaaggcAGTCAGGAGCTCAGGAGAGTCACGTAAGGACAATGGGCTGGTGAATGGGTGTGTTTACCGAAGACGTCTAAACAATGCATGAATAATAATAGCCGTCGAGCTTTGCGACGAGGCACCATTAGTATTCATAGAAACTTGCCGACAGTAAACGAACCAACGAACATATTTGACATTTGTAAACTTTCTCGTGACTTCGAAAGAGGTCACTTAGACCAACAAGCTTATGCCAGCTTCTATAACAATTATTTCTcttcatttatttcaatgcacccTAATCTCTTCCACATTTCCCGTAATTCTTCACCCACTCACCTACCCTCAGGGCAATATtacagtagccaaaaaaactaccAACACGTCTGTGGAACTTTACAGCTCCCCATCTACAGACCTGCCGTATTTATCTTTTGTTTTTTAGGTCAGTGCAGTGATCTACACAGACGATTACTTGGTGCCACTAACAGTGCCGCGAAAGCCACGATCGGTTATCGGACTGTCAGACGGAGACAGACAATAAATACATGCCAGCATCTGCTCGCGTTTGGTGCCATTTTCTCGCAAGATGCGCGTTCTGTCTGTGAATGAAATGTCAATTTACACCGGCATCTTTTTCGTGCCAACAGAATTGAAATCCGAACGGTATTAGCGTTCATCCTGTGAACCTCGGGAAACCCGAACCCTCCCAGCCACGAAAGGAAAGAGAACCGAGGATGTTCTTCAAAACAAAATCAAGGATGACTTTCAAATCAACGGCGCACATGCTGAAATGGAAAACATTCAGCTGGGAAGGGCTCGAAAACAATATCATtataaaatatagacacaaagaactgcagatgctggaatcttgagtcaaacacaaagtgctggcgtaacttagtgggtcaggcatgaccaaaacgtcgcccatccatgtcctccagatatgctgtctgacaggctgagatactccagcagtctgtgttttAAACAATTATAAAATGTATTGGGCATAAAAGGTATGGGAAGGGCATAAAGTATGCAAGGGAAGGaacactgcaggtgctggtttaaaccgaagacagagacgaaaacctggagtaactcagcgggtcagacaacatctctggagaaaagaaataagcgactctcccgaaacgtcacctattccttttctccagagatgctgtctgacccaccgagttgctccaggtttttgtatctatctttgggcaTAAAGGGGTGTGGTATGTCTGAATAATA is a window from the Rhinoraja longicauda isolate Sanriku21f chromosome 3, sRhiLon1.1, whole genome shotgun sequence genome containing:
- the LOC144592251 gene encoding forkhead box protein D3-like gives rise to the protein MTLRGDLRVAGHRKVVEQEEAEIDILVDNEEGEGVEEESGGQRRRGLYFLSGRQGRDKARPGETGHCQTDTESCEICPGMSAKPKVNLAKPPYSYIALITMAILQSPQKKLTLSGICEFISSRFPYYREKFPAWQNSIRHNLSLNDCFIKIPREPGNPGKGSYWTLDPASEDMFDNGSFLRRRKRFKRYQHREAELAREGGALVLYHNVTCYGRPIPYLLQPQAVFHHSPFGFTPEVAALSSPAQSLSDSRLSRKLQQAQPSSAGRQAHLQLTGSKPGSAISSRPSFNIEDIIGSSNVQPRTLHPYSNSQTRPDYCSLIQSVPCLLSTVLNMSTRTAYGHLNRPRRHALNHETAPALKLHPPAV